In Mytilus trossulus isolate FHL-02 chromosome 10, PNRI_Mtr1.1.1.hap1, whole genome shotgun sequence, the DNA window CATATGACGGGCGTACCCGAACCACCGTTATTTGGCTCCAATGGCGTTCCATATATTTAGAAATCAAATTTATGATACTTGATTTTCGAAATTTATGCATGTTCCCTCCACCTGAGGCTATATATTGTAATGTTTCTCTTGTATAAATTGCATTTTGAACTCTAAAACGaatttggaaaattgaaatcgGGATAATATTGTGTTATCTGGATGGGTGGGCTTCCCTTCGGGGCCTGACACATGAATTTCATATgcaaaaaactttcaaaaaaaaaagtgcatacCCACAGGCATATATTGTGTGAATCTCTATACCAATATAATTTGGTTTGTTTAAGACATTAAACGGAGCCATTATCTAACACTTGAAACTGGAAAGTTACATAAATTCCTAAatccttttaaaataattgtttttttcccCAATAAATGGAAAAGACAACAAAATCTGGACACCCAAGGACAGCAAAAAACACGATGTCACATCGAAATTAGACCATGAAAGTATTGAAACCAAATGTATATGAGCCATATTTCATATAGCGAGCAAGAATCTTGCAATATCATTGGTTTATTACCATGGTGTAAATAAAAAGCACCCCAGTTTACCAGATGATAAACaagtttttggaaaaaataataaaaagtttgaaCAAAATGATAGTGCGCACACATTGGTGTTAAATGTGAAGTGgacgattttcattttttaacttttagacCTGGTTGAGTAATTTCAGGGTAAAGGATCGGTTACTACAAACAATTGTTATCTATGTATACTCTGACAGGTTGTACGGAATATTAATATAATGCAAACATCCTCTAACTGGGCCTCACgttgtatgattttaaaacaaaaaaccaatATCATCGGGCCGGAACCCCTTAACTGATGCAAAGAGTGTTAATAAAATCCACTGTGGCTAAGGCCCAAgttgtttcatttaaatatgAACTGTTGCTATAACATAAACTGTACATTTTTgtagaattattatttttatcaaaaaatatcgTCTATATCAGgtgttcaatttattttattataattctgttagtttatttcacaatatttccAATCAGCAATAATTTATTGAGCGTCAtgtgaatgtttttaatcatttgatCTTGAAGTTAAATcctctgttatttttttttattcctttttagaaTATTTCTTCAACTTCTACCATGACTATTACTCTAGTTGTTTGCTGaaagtatacaaaaaaatagaatgatatattttttaaccaaattacaattttgttttgatcttgatcttatgataatttatattacacatttttttttaataaaatgaagcTATCTGGCTGAAATAATCACTATTACCATTCCTGAAAGAGAAAACAATCAGTAATACCATTCCTGAAAGAGAAACAATCAGTAGTACAATTCCTAAAAGGGAAACAATCAGTAATACCATTCCTGAAAGGGAAACAATCGGTAATAAAATTCCTGAAAGGGAAACAATCAGTAATACCATTCCTGAAAGGGAAACAATCAGTAATACAATTCCTGAAAGGGAAACAATCAGTAATACAATTCCTGAAAGAGAAGCAATCAGTAATACAATTCCTGAAAGGGAAACAATCAGTAATACCATTCCTGAAAGGGAAACAATCAGTTATACCATTCCTGAACGGGAAACAATCAGTAATACCATTCCTGAAAGGGAAACAATCACTATTACCATTCCTGAAAGGGAAACAATCAGTAATACAATTCCTGAAAGGGAAACAATCAGTAATACAATTCCTGAAAGGGAAACAATCAGTAATACAATTCCTGAAAGGGAAATAATCAGTAATACAATTCCTGAAAGGGAAACAATCGGTAATACAATTCCTGAAAGGGAAATAATCAGTAATACAATTCCTGAAAGGGAAACAATCAGTAATACAATTCCTGAAAGGGAAACAATCAGTAATATTATTCCTGAAAGTTACATCATCATACAGGCTCCAAATGCTTCCTTTATACGCCATAACTCTTTGTGGTGATCCTTATAAAGGATGCTTATAACGGAGgcaagaagaagaagaaaaaaaggggggggcagTTTGAAAAGTGGTTCAAAAAAGGATATAAATCCATCAAATGAAAaggtaaaacattatatttattatttgagaTGTTCATGTGTAAGGATAATGATCATGACACAAGTAAACTTAAAACTGTCGAAACATTGTCAATCCACTACGTTAAAATGGTTGGTTGTTATAAGACTCTGCGGttcaacattgatagtaaaaacaaaatatccgaTAAAGaatgttgaatgtaaatgatatgcaACTGTAGagtcttatattataggactGAATTTGCGCTGCCATCATCGATAAAATCGTGTTCGCTCCTCCTGCAATAAAAACTAgtacaataaaatgtatgtctTATAAGATCTTTAACACCATGTACCATAGAGGTGTTGGTACTCACGCATTGAGGGATCAGATGTAAAGATACTATTTACTGTGCTCAACATGAGGGATCAGATGTGAAGTACTATTTACTGTGCGCAACTGTCAACATTAGGGATCAGAATGAAAGGTACTATTTACTGTTCGCAACATGAGGGATCAGATGTAAAGATACTTTTTACTGTGCACAACATGAGGGATCAGATGTAAAGATACTATTTACTGTGCACAACATGAGGGATCAGATGTAAAGATACTATTTACTGTGCACAACATGAGGGATCAGATGTAAAGATACTATTTACTGTGCACAACATGAGGGATCAGATGTAAAAATACTATTTACTGTGCACAGCATGAGGGATCAGATGTAAAGATACTATTTAATGTGATCAACATGAGGGATCAGATGTAAAGATACTATTTACAGTGTTCGCAACATGAGGGATCAGATGTTAAGATACTATTTACTGTGTATAACATGAGGGATCAGATGTTAAGATACTATTTACTGTGCACAACATGAGTGATCAGATGTAAAGATACTATTTACAGTGTTCGCAACATGAGGGATCAGATGTTAAGATACTATTTACTGTGTATAACATGAGGGATCAGATGTTTAGATACTATTTACTGTGCACAACATGAGGGATCAGATGTAAAGATActatttactgtttgcaaaatgAGGGATCAGATGTAAAGATACGATTTACTGTTCACATAATGAGGGATCAGATGTAAAGATAcgatttactgtttgcaaaatgAGGGATCAGATGTAAAGTACTATTTATTGTCCACAAAATGAGGGATTAGATGTAAAGATAcgatttactgtttgcaaaatgAGGGATCAGATGTAAAGATACGATTTACTGTGCTCAACATGAGGGATCAGATGTAAAGATACTATTTACTGTGCTCAACATGAGGGATCAGATGTAAAGATAcgatttactgtttgcaaaatgAGGGATCAGATGTAAAGATACGATTTACTGTGCTCAACATGAGGGATCAGATGTAAAGATACTATTTACTGTGCACAACATAAAGGATCAGATGTAAAGATACTATTTACTGTGCACAACATGAAGGATCAGATGTAAAGATACTATTTACTGTGCACCACATGACGGATCAGATGTAAAGATACTATTTACTGTGCACAATATGACGGATCAGATGAAAAGATAcgatttactgtttgcaaaatgAGGGATCAGATGTAAAAATACTATTTACTGTGCACAGCATGAGGGATCAGATGTAAAGATACTATTTACTGTGCACAATATGACGGATCAGATGAAAAGATAcgatttactgtttgcaaaatgAGGGATCAGATGTAAAGATACTAGCTATTTACTGTGCACAACATGAAGGATCAGATGTAAAGATACTTTTTACTGTGCACAACATGAGGGATCAGATGTAAAGATACTATTTACTGTGCATAACATGAAGGATTAGATGTAAATACTTTTTACTGtgcacaatatttttttttagtataaagTCGTCAATTTACATTGTGAAAAatgtctggagctggcatgtcggtaaactgctagtagtctgttgttatttatgtattattgtcatcttgtttattatctttggttacatcttctgacatcagactcggacttcttttgaattgaattttaaatgtgcggaTTGTTAttaatttacttttctacattggttagaggtatagggggagggttgagatctcataaatatgtttaaccccgccgcatttttgcgcctgtcccaagtcaggagcctccgtggccttttttagtcttgtactattttgattttagtttcctgtgtacaatttggaaattggTATAGAgatcattatcactgaactagtatatattaattttgtttaggggccagctgaaggacgcctccgggtgcgggaatttctcgctacattgaagacctgttggtgaccttctgctgttgtttttttttctatggtcgggttgttgtctctttgacacattccccatttccattctcaattttattcaaaaataaagtgCATACTGACATAGCTTACCTTTTTCACATATGTATTCATATCCTTGTATGCAAAAAATGCCTCTCCAGTGGAAATCAAGATATCCTGCAATAGCAAGACAGTCTTGTCTCTCTGGGCGATCATATTTCATCATTTGTGGGTCTGTAAGAGGTTTGAAGTCAGAGACAGTAATTGGTGCTCCAGATATCCATTTCCACTCTCCTTCATTAGCCGAATCTGTACCACCAATCCAAGAAgctaaaatttgataattttcaatTGTTAACATTCCTTTTccaatatattgtttgtttgtttgtagaaTATGTTTTCTTTGTCCTGAACTTATAATTGGTGATAATTCCAGTGAATTCGTTGAGCAATAATcattaaattctattttttttttgctgtaacACAACTGTCTTATGTCAAAGGGTCGATTGGGCGctgacaaacatgtttaactccgtcACATTTTTATGTGCTTCTCCAAATGTCAGGAGACTGTAGTTTATTCGTTAaccatttttgttgatttgcGAGATCATATTGGTTTTTCGTTAATAGTTTTTCCCTAGTATCATTCAATTGTTCACATTATTTACGGTTCCGGCCACCTAAAGCCGACCATACGGGATTTCTCCATGTTGAATGTCGTATTAGTACTTGGATTTAAGTATTTTCGTAAACCCAAGTATTCTTATAAGCCAAACTGTAAGCTTGTCATTCCTCCATATAATATCCTTTTTGTATCAcctttgtattttgttttgaactttaacatgtttaataatttacaaaaaaatgttcttggtctgacattttattgttaaattttgtgttCCGTCATTAGTCCTTGGTGACTTAATCCTAAGTGTTTTTGGTAAATTACAAGACACTGCTTAAGCCAGACAGTGTATAGTCTTgtcttgtataaatatatatcttgcTAATGATAAGATTTTGAACATAACTGAAGTGTACAAATTGATAGTGTGCTTTATCTTGAGAAAAATTAAATAGTTTCGTCATGTACTGATTTAGGTTGTATTCGGCTATCCTTGTTTAGTAAGCtataaaacctggtttaatcCACCAATTTCATTGGAAAATACCTAGATACCAAGTCAGGTATACGACAATTTTCCACTCTGACATTCTGTAATTTGGTTTAGTTTTACGTctgattttgtcagtgtttTTATAACTTGGAAAtcagtaattttgttattttgttattttgttacaattggcattcatacctcattttctgatttttacattacatagacaaaacaaaacaatgctTACTTCTGCGGCCTCTCATTGCTAATTTCCTTACAAATTGCAGCTCGGCCTGTGAATTAATTTCAGCAAGAGTTGCTCCCAATTTTTTACATTCTCTCTGAAAAAGTGACATTAGATATTAGATATTAGAGATTATCATATATGTAATACTGTACATCAAAAAATTCTGAATCGTTCATCTAGTGATTTATACCCGCTTAAAATATGCTCAATTCGaatgattataaaaaatcaCCTTATGATTCTTTTACCTTGATTAATAAGTAGGAATAAAGAGTTTCCGAATGTTAAATTATAGCTAAGTGTTCATATTTCAGTGTACACCAATCTGTGCCAAACTAATTTAGGGTATGTCTGACCAAACAGAAATTTGAACTTTTCTACTACATCTACTATATGTTCAACTAAAAAATCTTGAAAGTTCTGTCTGTCAGAATGTTTTTGTCAGTCAGGTAAGTTTGGGATACACTGTATGCACTGTACTTGTGTTCATGAATGACCAGTGCATGGTAATACTAATACGGGTTAAAGCTcgcaaaaaaatatcttatttatattaatgtatCTAAATCTAAATTATGTGATTTTACCAATGTACATTTATCTGGTGTATTTGTGTCTACCATACACATAAACAAAACCAACCTGAGCACTATACCAGTGTCTAGATCTTTTCGCCTTTGATGCATATGAATCGTCACCAAGCGTCGCGCTTGAAAAATAACAAGAGTTTTGGAATGTTTGCCATCCCTGCGGACATGCtgaaaacaataacatataattaaaaacatacttaTATACGTTGCATGAATATGATTTGCtagaataaaagattatttgcaGAAAACGACAGGGTGATAGTAAAAATTGCGATACTTAATGTTGTTTGCACAATCATATTCGTTAAGCCTCGGTCACTCCTTACCGAATAGTacgaacggacgtctaacggatgaaaataaaagttgttcgttgacaaattaaattgttatccgttgggagtccgttgatgtactgagCAAATAAAACGGACGCGTATAACGAATGTACAAGGTTACAAGGTAGCAATACAGAGTTAGGAGTTTAGTAATGCATTTTGGCCcttgtggatttttcaaataggaaaattattgtgtaataaaattcatttttagacagctgagtgCTAATTTAAGCCTCCAAGGaaggtttataagagcatcaagattatttttacatgttttatgggcttctgttaaataaattgacaatccgtattttcatagctagaccggccatcggtccagaaattaatgcaatgtttgcaaacactttttttctacacgaagtttttgacgcaattttacaaaaaatgagatgaaagacatgaTTTTCGTtagatttgctgaatgatatatgtacacagtttcagaaaaggtattacttcaagcgattgaaattctacttttagtcaaatttttgGGAAATATATGACATCTTttcccctttttgcaatattttataacaaataaatgcagattgatGCCATGAATAcacccaaaagaaattatattttaccattttatatactggatataaaatctatggaagattccgattacatacatatgcccatgtATGACACATTAGTAAACTTGatatattgcaagaaagcaataaaaaggggatggtaaaatttataatggcaattttaatatttttcttaaagCCTCGgccacaccttaccggatagcacgaacggaaTATCCGTTTACATCATTTggtatctattttataaaaatcgctCATACAATTacttggtaatatttttttgaaaaaatacgattttagttgaaatgttaggactttttttttagtgagaactcacttttgtcccaTGACTGTACATGTCACACGGCATGCAGGAATCgtttaaaaactgcattttacacttgttttatgttttttgcccaaaaaaggtcaaaacaaAATTTCGCATCGCTTCGCTCGGCAATCTTTAAAATCTTTGCCCTCACTTTccaaattcctgcatccgcccctgcgTAGGGCTACCGCAAcaatgaaacatattttatttttttatggctCCATGGTTGTAAGTATGTTATCTTATCTAAATGCtattgaatatttgttatatttcaacTCACCTTCAATTGATACTGCTAACAGCACGATCGAAAGGACAATTAATTTCAGCATCTTCTTTGTGTGTTTCTGTGTTAAGGTAAAACAAAATCACACCAACATTAAGGCAACAATAAACAAGTGTTCATATGCATATTGGTACGAGACGAGTACGACTAAACATGACAAAGATCACAGACATAGACATAAAAGATGCAGTAATAATATAGTACAAATAAGTTGAAATAACACAAAAGACATGCTTGACAATAAATAACACAAAAGGTATGACTGACAATAAGAAATAACACAAAAGGCATGCTTGACCATGAGAAATATTAACACAAAAGGCATGTTTGACAATAAgaattattaaacacaaaagGCATTCTTGACAATAAGAAATAACACAAAAGGCGTGTTGGCAATAAGAAATAACACAAAAGGCATGCTTGACCATGAGAAATATTAACACAAAAGGCATGTTTGACAATAAGatttattaaacacaaaagGCATTCTTGACAATAAGAAATAACACAAAAGGCGTGTTGACAATAAGAAATAACACAAAAGGCATGCTTGACAATAAGaaatatgaacacaaaaggTTCGATGTAGATCTATGCTTGCGGTAATATTAAGCTTTTATAAGTACCAATGGCAATACAGTCAtgggacaaaagtgagttctcactcaaaaaaatgttctattatttcaactaaaatcgatAGTTTCGATAGTTTTCAAAAACTATCAATCTATTTTTAGCTAAaattgagatttaaaaaaatcgtgagggttgttttcattttctgatGGGTTAAAcacaattgcattttttttacaattttaatttggTAAGAATAGTAAACTTTTCCAGAAACATTTTCCTTCGTATTCACcttgtcaaaaaattaaaatgaacatGAATAATATCACGACcaaaaagacaataaaactTTCAACATTCTTCATCTTACggtatttattttacataaatttgcCAGTTGAAATTTTTGGAGTGGgaactatattatataaaacaaaaagccAAAATCGAAAAATGCCGACACTGGCGACAGCAGACGACATGATTAACTGAACTACTATTGACGCAAAACgcatacaaaacaaatatattggaaagaaaatattgaggaaagaacatttttttccGTAGCCCTTAGTCTAAGTCCTTATGATATTTTTCACTATTTGTAGTCCAGATTATGCAGATACGAACGTCACTGAGtttgaaaaagaataaaatagcCTTTCTGGCTTTCAAGACGTAAAATTGTTTATAGTGGAGTACAGGGACCATGGACATAAGAATTACGGTTCCGTAAATATAACTAGGGAAATATGTAACTAGACACTGATACGAATCGATGTacagttttaataaaaagaGCAACAGAAACATTTTCCATCGTCAAAATTGACtcttttgtcatttgaatttgcAATTAAATTCCGAGCCAACCCTACTGTGTCGACCAATTATGTGTACAATGTACGCAACTGTTAAATTgcaattaattttttatatcttatgtgtttacaaaattgaaattcttACATTTTTCTATTCTGACGTTCTCTTCCTGTTTTCAGCGTCTTTGTCAATGTAAAGAATGACGTCACAACTTTGGTATCTAACAGTCGGCTTCAATGCCGGTTTCAGTTccggtaaaaagtaaaatcacaaaaaaaactgaattcccgaggaaaattcaaaacggaaagtccttaatcaaatagcaaaattagaaatgataaaacacatcaaacgaatgtcaatattaacaaaattcaaGAATGACAACAATGTTAAATCATAACCCTCCATGGACGGAAAATAAACTATAGTGGCTACACACTGAAAGGATCAATTTTAACTGCTTTATAGATctacttggtttttttttaatgaatgcaCATTTTTATCTAGTGAAGCACAAACTGTTGTCACTCCCAAAGCTTATGAGATTTCACCGAATGATGGATAGGTGAAGTGGTATTATATGCCCAATGTGTGTAGACGGCGGAGCGTGGTGACAAGGGGTCTCTTCCTTTATAAAGGCATGTGACGGACGTGTCGTTGTATTGGTGATCATTGGTCATTGTTGGAATGTCAAATATAAATTGGGTATTACCGAGATTATCGTCACATCATATAAACTTGTGCTGTCTgcatgtttaaaatgttttccaCAGATAATTGGCAACTTGATTCCTAAGTACcataacaattattaaaataaaaaaaatgtttttggaaACTGTTACGGGTTCGTAATTTTCATagaaattgtataaaattatcatatatttcaaagtTGCATAGTATAAGCCAAGTGGCGGTTCAAAAGAATAGAGGAAAACTGGAAATGAAGGGGTGGGATGTGAGACAAGGATGCATGGCATGCATGGGAGTAAAACTTAGGAATATGCTAGAAAGTTTTTAGGCTTTTCGTCTGGTAAAAATGGAGGAAATTTGGAAAAGTAGTGAGACGAAGTTTTGGAAGGGGACCATATTTCCCGATATCTGTTAAAACTAGCATGGAATCAAGCCgatacatttttacttttaatgtactgttattgttaaaattcatttaattcGATTGAAACATTGACAACATAAGAAGACCAACATAGACCAGCATGCAATAGTTcgagaaaaatatattgttggGGTAATTTTGAAAGGAAAAAATCTTTTCTTCGCC includes these proteins:
- the LOC134687502 gene encoding CD209 antigen-like protein E, encoding MLKLIVLSIVLLAVSIEACPQGWQTFQNSCYFSSATLGDDSYASKAKRSRHWYSAQRECKKLGATLAEINSQAELQFVRKLAMRGRRTSWIGGTDSANEGEWKWISGAPITVSDFKPLTDPQMMKYDRPERQDCLAIAGYLDFHWRGIFCIQGYEYICEKANN